In Candidatus Bipolaricaulota bacterium, the DNA window GAGGGCGTGGTCACCGACATCTTCCGTCCGGACGGGTACGACGCCTGCTACGCGTGCGGTCCGCTCCCGATGCTCGCCGCGCTCGATCGGGTCTGCCGCCGCGCCGAGGTACCGCTGCATGTCTCGCTCGAGGCCCGGATGGCATGCGGGGTGGGGGCGTGCCTCGGCTGCGCGGTCAGGACGGTGCACGGGTACGCGCGCGTCTGCCGGGACGGCCCGGTCTTCCCGGCATCCGAGGTGATCTGGGATGGGTGATATGACGGTCGTCGTCGGCGGGCTGCGGCTGAAAAACCCGGTGATCGCTGCGGCAGGGACGTTCGGGTTCGGGGCGGAGTACGGGGAGATCTACGATCCGGCCCGGCTGGGGGCGGTCTGCACCAAGGGGCTCACCCTGCGCCCCCGGGATGGGAACCCGCCGCCGCGGTTGCATGAGACCGCGTGCGGGCTGCTCAACTCGATCGGACTGCAGAACCCGGGGATCGACGCGTTCATCCGCGAGGAGCTTCCCCGCATGAAGGAACAAGGGATCACGGTGATCGCCAACGTGTGGGGTGATAGCCCGGCGGAGTACGAACAGGCGGTCGCTCGCCTCTGCGATTCGCCGGTGGACGCGATCGAGCTCAACGTCTCCTGCCCGAACGTGTCGCAAGGCGGACCGGTCGGGGAGGACGCCCGCCGCACAGCTCGGGTGGTCCGGCGGGCGCGGCGGGCGTGCACGGTGCCGCTGTGGGTGAAGCTCCCTCCGGCAGGCGGGATCGCGGTCGCCCGCGCCGCGCAGGAGGAGGGGGCGGACGCGGTGAGCACGGTGAACACGTTCCGCGGGATGGCGATCGACATCGAGACCGGACGACCCGTGTTCGCCAACGTGGTCGCCGGGCTGTCCGGCCCGGCGATAAAGCCGATCGCGCTTCGGATCGTGTACGAGCTCGCCGGTGCGCTGACGATCCCGGTAGTCGGGATCGGCGGGATCAGCGACTGGCGCGATGCGCTCGAGTTCATCATGGCTGGGGCACACGCGGTACAGGTGGGTACGGCGAACTTCGTCGACCCGCTCGCCGCGGTGAGGATCGTCGCCGGGTTGGAGAGGTACATGGACGAGAAGGGAATCGGGAATTGGGAGGTGATCCGCGGCAGTGCTCAGCGGTAAGGAAGTAGAGGAGCTGTTGATCTCGGTGGGAGCGGTGCTCGACGGGCACTTCCTCCTCTCCTCCGGGAACCACGCCCCGCGCTACGTGCAGTGCGCCAAGCTCCTGCAGCATCCCGCGCTGGCGGCCCGGGTGGCGGGCTTGCTGGCGGAACAGGCCGAGGATTTGGGAAAGATCGATGCGGTCATCGGTCCGGCGCTCGGGGGGATCATCATCGCCTACGAGCTCGGGCGGGCGCTGGGGACCCGCGCGATCTTCTCCGAGCGGGACGCGGAGGGGAGGATGACGCTCCGCCGCGGGTTTGAGATCAGC includes these proteins:
- a CDS encoding dihydroorotate dehydrogenase, with protein sequence MGDMTVVVGGLRLKNPVIAAAGTFGFGAEYGEIYDPARLGAVCTKGLTLRPRDGNPPPRLHETACGLLNSIGLQNPGIDAFIREELPRMKEQGITVIANVWGDSPAEYEQAVARLCDSPVDAIELNVSCPNVSQGGPVGEDARRTARVVRRARRACTVPLWVKLPPAGGIAVARAAQEEGADAVSTVNTFRGMAIDIETGRPVFANVVAGLSGPAIKPIALRIVYELAGALTIPVVGIGGISDWRDALEFIMAGAHAVQVGTANFVDPLAAVRIVAGLERYMDEKGIGNWEVIRGSAQR
- the pyrE gene encoding orotate phosphoribosyltransferase; amino-acid sequence: MLSGKEVEELLISVGAVLDGHFLLSSGNHAPRYVQCAKLLQHPALAARVAGLLAEQAEDLGKIDAVIGPALGGIIIAYELGRALGTRAIFSERDAEGRMTLRRGFEISPGERILIAEDVVTTGGSSLEVAQLVEGHGGVPVGIACIVDRRPTGTELSLPVIAAVRMEIPVYPPDDCPLCRRGIPYVKPGSRKR